From Bacteroidota bacterium, the proteins below share one genomic window:
- a CDS encoding extracellular solute-binding protein, with the protein MKSSLRNGSVCFLLLVCFAACSERHETSSPHSSAVITLTYWPAPNPQEIELADSIVKMWNRAHPLIQVRMQPIPVSQSTEEVLLAAIAGKTTPDICSNINPAAMRMYTTAGGLIALDGFPDFDSVALRRTPGDLLRTFRNEDGHYYQIPWKTNPVMMYYNIDMLKAVGVNQVPRTYSEYYAAAKRVTRSTKGNGQIDVWMGERDIRPIWWERTFDVYPFYIAASGGKTLFDQDRVAFENHTADSVFGFFQECYTQGYFPRTFFQGGDPFLLERKATHFAGPWEIATISKFAPAMHYDVAPLPVPDGFTGPVYTSGDYKNIGIFSSSEHRKESWEFVKFLITAEHDLMMLDITNQVPVRGDLLTNPLFKNYFAKNPIMVKFARQAVYTRGMDSVVDLKEIFDAISQEYEICAVYGRKSPAEAVRDAAQRCRDIIEWNQ; encoded by the coding sequence ATGAAGAGCTCGCTTCGAAATGGATCTGTTTGTTTTCTTCTGCTCGTCTGCTTTGCGGCATGTTCGGAGCGGCATGAGACCTCCTCGCCGCACAGCTCCGCCGTGATCACACTCACCTACTGGCCCGCCCCCAATCCTCAGGAGATCGAGCTTGCCGATTCGATCGTAAAAATGTGGAACCGCGCGCATCCTCTCATTCAGGTGCGGATGCAGCCCATTCCCGTCAGCCAGTCGACCGAAGAAGTTCTCCTCGCCGCCATCGCCGGAAAGACGACTCCGGACATCTGCTCGAATATCAATCCCGCGGCCATGAGGATGTACACGACGGCCGGCGGGTTGATCGCGCTTGATGGTTTTCCCGATTTTGATTCGGTCGCCCTGAGGCGCACGCCGGGGGATCTGCTCCGCACGTTCAGGAACGAAGACGGCCACTACTATCAGATACCGTGGAAAACGAACCCTGTGATGATGTACTACAACATCGACATGCTGAAGGCCGTCGGCGTCAATCAGGTTCCCCGGACCTATTCGGAGTACTATGCCGCCGCAAAGAGGGTGACGCGGTCGACGAAAGGTAACGGGCAGATCGATGTATGGATGGGGGAACGCGATATCCGCCCGATCTGGTGGGAACGGACCTTCGACGTCTATCCGTTCTATATCGCGGCATCGGGGGGAAAAACGCTGTTCGATCAGGATCGTGTCGCGTTTGAGAATCATACCGCCGATAGCGTGTTCGGATTTTTCCAGGAGTGCTACACGCAGGGATATTTTCCCCGGACTTTTTTCCAGGGGGGAGATCCGTTCCTCCTCGAGCGGAAGGCGACGCATTTTGCCGGCCCTTGGGAGATCGCGACCATCAGCAAGTTCGCCCCGGCTATGCATTACGATGTCGCCCCGCTCCCCGTGCCGGACGGTTTCACCGGCCCGGTGTATACGTCGGGAGACTATAAGAACATCGGGATCTTCAGCTCGAGCGAGCACCGGAAAGAATCGTGGGAATTCGTCAAGTTCCTGATCACCGCCGAGCACGACCTGATGATGCTCGACATCACGAACCAGGTTCCGGTCCGCGGAGATCTTTTGACGAACCCGTTGTTTAAGAACTATTTCGCCAAGAATCCGATCATGGTGAAATTTGCCCGGCAGGCGGTCTATACGCGCGGGATGGATTCCGTCGTTGACCTGAAGGAAATTTTCGACGCGATCTCGCAGGAGTATGAGATCTGCGCCGTCTACGGCCGGAAGTCTCCTGCCGAAGCGGTGCGCGATGCCGCGCAACGGTGCCGCGATATTATAGAGTGGAATCAATGA
- a CDS encoding carbohydrate ABC transporter permease, producing the protein MMKSALKFFCLLAGAVVFAYPFLWMLAGSFKPELEINNLSLWSPRVSVHSYEQVLTKIPIARAFLNSVIVSLSTTVSVVLFGSMVGYALARLRFFGSKLLYALILFTMMIPFQITLIPQYILMVKLGLTDTYVSLIAPTMMSAFSIIVFRQFFMTLPQALIDAARVDGCSELRILFLLIWPLSRAVILTVAILTFMASWNDVLWPLIVVRERTLMTMPQLVTIFVIGGEAESQLGMQLAAATLLALPVVVAYSFFQRYFIESMAYTGIKG; encoded by the coding sequence ATGATGAAATCAGCCCTAAAATTCTTTTGCCTTTTGGCCGGCGCGGTTGTCTTTGCGTACCCGTTTCTCTGGATGCTCGCCGGTTCCTTCAAACCCGAGCTGGAGATCAACAACCTGTCGCTCTGGTCGCCGCGGGTGTCGGTGCACAGCTATGAACAGGTGCTGACGAAGATCCCGATCGCAAGGGCCTTTCTTAACAGCGTCATCGTCTCGCTCTCGACCACCGTTTCGGTGGTCCTCTTCGGGTCGATGGTCGGATATGCCCTGGCGCGCCTCCGCTTCTTCGGCAGCAAGCTGTTGTACGCGCTCATTCTTTTTACCATGATGATCCCGTTCCAGATCACCCTCATCCCCCAATACATTCTCATGGTGAAGCTCGGTTTGACCGATACATATGTCTCTCTGATCGCGCCGACGATGATGAGCGCGTTCAGCATCATCGTCTTCCGTCAGTTCTTCATGACGCTGCCGCAAGCCCTGATCGACGCGGCGCGCGTGGACGGCTGCTCGGAGCTGAGAATCCTGTTTCTGCTGATCTGGCCCCTTTCCCGCGCGGTGATTTTGACCGTGGCGATTCTCACGTTCATGGCGAGTTGGAACGATGTTCTCTGGCCCCTCATCGTCGTCCGGGAGCGAACCTTGATGACGATGCCGCAGCTCGTCACGATCTTCGTCATCGGCGGCGAGGCGGAGTCCCAGCTGGGGATGCAGCTTGCCGCCGCGACGCTGCTGGCCCTTCCGGTCGTCGTGGCGTATTCGTTCTTCCAGCGCTACTTCATCGAGAGCATGGCCTATACCGGCATCAAAGGATAG
- a CDS encoding sugar ABC transporter permease: MKRRLNILDAVRHSERNGYAFVLPYVIFFLLFVAYPLVFSFILIFHRWNIVTPMQWIGLKNFQHLASDPQFFKAMLNTFVFLLIHIPLQIVAALGFALLLHTKGIFRGFFRAVYFLPVVVSGVVVTILWQNLYSFDSGVLNSILNIFGIPKVPWLIDPGIAMPSIAIMATWKNVGIYIVLFLVGLQNIPKELYESASLDGADKVKQFFKITLPMLNSTMVLIVALSTIGGFSLFIEPYVLTGGGPMQSTMSAMLYIYNQAFYFGHMGYAAALGFVFALVILAVVLLQRKVVEADPT; this comes from the coding sequence ATGAAGCGACGGTTAAACATCCTCGATGCTGTTCGCCACAGTGAGCGCAACGGTTACGCCTTCGTTCTGCCGTACGTGATCTTCTTCCTGTTGTTTGTCGCGTACCCGCTTGTCTTCTCTTTTATTTTGATCTTTCATCGGTGGAATATCGTCACGCCGATGCAGTGGATCGGTCTGAAGAATTTTCAGCACCTCGCGTCCGATCCGCAATTTTTCAAAGCGATGCTGAACACGTTCGTCTTTCTCCTCATCCACATTCCGCTGCAGATCGTGGCGGCGCTCGGGTTCGCCCTTCTGCTGCACACGAAGGGGATCTTCCGGGGATTCTTCCGGGCTGTGTATTTTCTCCCCGTGGTCGTTTCGGGCGTTGTCGTCACCATCCTCTGGCAGAACCTCTATTCATTCGATTCCGGGGTCCTGAATTCCATTCTGAACATTTTCGGCATCCCCAAAGTCCCCTGGCTCATCGACCCGGGGATCGCCATGCCGTCGATCGCGATCATGGCGACGTGGAAGAACGTCGGCATCTACATCGTCCTCTTTCTTGTCGGCCTGCAGAATATTCCGAAAGAGCTCTACGAGTCGGCGAGTTTGGACGGTGCGGATAAGGTGAAGCAGTTCTTCAAGATCACGCTGCCGATGCTGAACTCCACCATGGTGCTCATCGTGGCCCTCTCGACCATCGGCGGATTTTCTCTCTTCATCGAACCGTACGTGCTGACCGGCGGCGGACCGATGCAGAGCACGATGTCCGCCATGCTCTATATTTACAACCAGGCGTTCTATTTCGGACATATGGGATATGCGGCGGCCCTCGGTTTTGTTTTTGCACTCGTGATCCTCGCAGTGGTGCTGCTGCAGCGCAAAGTCGTGGAGGCGGACCCGACATGA